Proteins from one Fragaria vesca subsp. vesca linkage group LG6, FraVesHawaii_1.0, whole genome shotgun sequence genomic window:
- the LOC101314014 gene encoding zinc phosphodiesterase ELAC protein 2-like, with amino-acid sequence MEDKTESVSFNKRRADGNDKSERPKKNFPRNKRALNPTNTIAYVQFLGTGMDTLDTSPSVLLFFDKQRFIFNAGEGLQRFCTEHKIRLSKIDHIFLSRVCSETAGGIPGLLLTLAGMGEEGMSVNVWGPSDLKFLVDAMQNFVPNAAMVHTRSFGPTHGSVGAPMADETQFADPIVLVDDEVVKLSAILLRPSFLEGSILTGKPGDMSVIYVCELPEIKGKFDPVKAKALDVRPGPKYHELQLGNSVTSDNKNIMVHPSDVMGPSVPGPIVLLVDCPTESHFQELLSVQCLSSYYADFSGPPDNAKVVTCVIHLSPSSLISSSNYQRWMKRFGSAQHIMAGHERKNMEIPILKASARIAARLNYLCPQFFPAPGFWSLQDSDCLATESTPSSEVCENGSVCENISAENLLKFTLRPYAHLGLDRSVVPSKVAAADVIYDLLSENPEIVDAAQCVSQFWSQSTETKEEIRFVQEDTVMVEEPWFSENTLPSCLDNIRRDDMEIVLLGTGSSQPSKYRNVSAIHINLFSNGGLLLDCGEGTLGQLKRRYGVEGADNAVRGLRCIWISHIHADHHTGLARILALRRTLLKGVPHEPVLVVGPRQLKSYLDAYQRLEDLDMQFLDCRNTTDASLNAPSRATDSNKHHSSPGKDRQQKVDSTLFAKGSRMESYWKKPGSPVDDAVLSLQKMLSEAGLEALISVPVIHCSQAFGVVLKASKRLNSVGKVIPGWKLVYSGDTRPCPALIEASRGATILIHEATFEDGMEDEAIKKNHSTTEEAIGVGNSAGVYRVILTHFSQRYPKIPVFDEAHMHKTCIAFDLMSINMADLPVLPKVLPYLKMLFKNEMTVDELDEILDVESVAS; translated from the exons ATGGAGGATAAGACCGAGTCCGTTTCGTTCAACAAGAGAAGAGCCGACGGTAACGATAAGAGTGAGAGGCCCAAGAAGAATTTTCCGAGGAACAAAAGGGCTCTCAATCCTACCAACACCATAGCTTATGTCCAG TTTCTAGGGACTGGAATGGATACTCTGGATACATCTCCTTCAGTGTTGCTATTCTTTGACAAGCAAAGATTTATTTTTAATGCTGGAGAG GGATTGCAAAGGTTCTGCACAGAGCATAAGATTAGATTGTCAAAG ATAGATCACATATTTCTCTCTCGTGTCTGCTCAGAGACTGCCGGTGGAATTCCAG GTTTGCTGTTAACTTTGGCTGGCATGGGTGAAGAAGGAATGTCT GTCAATGTGTGGGGCCCATCAGATCTTAAGTTCTTGGTTGATGCCATGCAGAATTTCGTCCCAAATGCTGCTATGGTTCACACTAGGAGCTTTGGGCCCACACATGGTTCTGTGGGTGCTCCTATGGCTGATGAAACTCAGTTTGCAGATCCCATTGTTCTTGTTGACGATGAAGTTGTCAAATTATCAGCCATTCTTCTACGACCAAGTTTCTTGGAAGG AAGTATACTTACTGGAAAGCCTGGCGACATGTCTGTAATTTATGTCTGTGAATTACCTGAAATCAAAGGGAAATTCGACCCTGTGAAAGCTAAGGCTTTAGATGTTAGACCAGGGCCCAAATACCATGAACTGCAACTTGGGAACTCGGTGACATCGGACAACAAGAACATCATG GTTCATCCAAGTGATGTAATGGGGCCCTCTGTTCCTGGTCCTATTGTACTCCTTGTCGACTGCCCGACAGAATCTCATTTTCAGGAGTTGTTATCCGTACAATGTCTCAGTAGCTATTATGCAGATTTCTCAGGTCCACCTGATAATGCTAAGGTTGTCACTTGTGTCATTCATTTGAGTCCTTCATCCCTCATAAGTAGTTCAAACTACCAGAGATGGATGAAAAGATTTGGTTCAGCCCAACATATCATGGCTGGACATGAAAG GAAGAATATGGAGATTCCAATTTTAAAGGCAAGTGCACGAATTGCAGCTCGACTTAACTATCTTTGTCCACAGTTCTTTCCAGCTCCAGGTTTTTGGTCTCTTCAGGACAGTGATTGCTTAGCAACAGAGTCCACTCCTTCAAGTGAGGTTTGTGAAAAT GGTTCTGTTTGTGAAAACATTTCTGCCGAAAACCTTCTTAAG TTCACTTTGCGGCCATATGCTCATCTTGGATTAGATAGGTCTGTTGTTCCAAGTAAGGTGGCTGCTGCAGATGTCATCTATGACTTACTATCCGAGAATCCAGAGATTGTAGATGCTGCCCAATGTGTTAGCCAGTTCTGGAGTCAGTCCACAGAAACCAAGGAAGAGATAAGGTTCGTGCAAGAAGATACAGTAATGGTTGAAGAGCCATGGTTTAGTGAGAATACACTTCCTAGTTGCTTGGACAATATAAGGAGAGATGATATGGAGATAGTTCTTCTAGGAACTGGATCGTCTCAGCCATCTAAATATCGCAATGTCAGTGCTATCCATATAAACCTTTTCTCCAATGGAGGCTTGCTTTTAGATTGTGGCGAAGGAACCCTGGGACAGCTGAAAAGAAG ATATGGTGTAGAGGGTGCTGACAATGCTGTTAGAGGTCTTCGATGTATATGGATTTCTCATATTCATGCTGATCACCATACGGGGTTGGCAAGAATACTTGCTCTGCGACGTACTTTGTTGAAGGGAGTGCCTCATGAACCTGTACTTGTAGTTGGACCAAGGCAGCTTAAGAGTTATTTGGATGCATACCAAAGACTTGAAGATTTAGATATGCAGTTCCTTGATTGTAGGAACACCACAGACGCGTCTTTAAATGCGCCTTCAAGAGCTACTGATTCAAATAAACATCACTCCTCACCAGGAAAAGATAGGCAACAGAAAGTCGATTCCACTCTATTTGCTAAAGGGTCTCGTATGGAGAGCTATTGGAAGAAACCTGGTAGTCCAGTTGACGATGCAGTTTTGAGTTTGCAAAAAATGCTTAGCGAAGCTGGACTGGAAGCCTTGATCAGTGTTCCTGTCATTCACTGCTCACAAGCATTTGGTGTTGTCTTGAAGGCTTCGAAGAGACTGAATAGTGTTGGAAAAGTGATACCAGGGTGGAAGCTTGTGTACTCTGGTGATACTAGGCCCTGCCCAGCACTTATAGAAGCGTCTCGTGGTGCAACAATTCTTATACACGAG GCAACGTTTGAGGATGGCATGGAGGATGAGGCCATAAAGAAAAACCACAGCACAACAGAGGAAGCCATAGGAGTAGGGAACTCTGCCGGTGTGTACCGCGTCATCCTTACCCACTTCAGCCAGCGATACCCGAAAATCCCAGTATTTGACGAGGCACACATGCACAAGACGTGCATAGCGTTTGACCTGATGAGTATTAACATGGCTGATTTGCCAGTTCTGCCAAAAGTACTTCCATACTTGAAAATGCTCTTTAAAAATGAGATGACAGTGGATGAATTAGATGAGATATTAGATGTTGAAAGCGTTGCTTCTTAG
- the LOC101309946 gene encoding cytochrome c oxidase assembly protein COX19-like: MSAGGAFGGNRGVSPVPPEKGVFPLDHMHLCDQAKKEYLNCLKTSGHQSEKCRHFSKLYLECRMEKNLMAKQDMSELGFVKESDKEASEEKITERIGN; encoded by the exons ATGAGTGCAG GGGGTGCCTTTGGTGGTAATAGGGGAGTCAGCCCAGTTCCTCCAGAGAAAGGTGTCTTCCCTTTGGATCATATGCATTTGTGTGACCAG GCGAAAAAGGAATACCTCAATTGTCTGAAGACTTCGGGCCACCAATCTGAAAAGTGTAGACACTTCTCAAAATTGTACCTAGAGTGCCGCATGGAAAA GAACTTGATGGCAAAGCAAGACATGTCAGAACTTGGATTTGTAAAGGAAAGTGATAAGGAAGCGTCTGAAGAGAAGATTACTGAGAGAATTGGTAACTAA
- the LOC101310529 gene encoding VHS domain-containing protein At3g16270-like has protein sequence MDSSRRAVESYWRSRMVDAATSDEDKVAPVYKLEEICQLLRSSHVSIVKEVSDFVLKRLDHKSPIVKQKALRLIKYAVGKSGVEFRREMQRHSVAVKQLFHYKGHPDPLKGDALNKAVRDTAQEAIAVIFSEESKPAAPAEDLNRRIQGFGNTNYEMPTEEKKSFISEVVGIGSASIKQGFNTFTQGQSFKKNDNGSYKSPNLHRSLTIEGKADKYEPYQYPNETQSSFGSSKNVASGPWGEDSRSTKPELTNGDSSSSYRESKTREERLLETIVTSGGVRLQPTRDAMQVFLAEAAKLDAVALSLALESKLQSPLWQVRMKAICVLESILRRKDDENFSIIESYFIENRDAVVRCSESPQASLREKANKVINLLGGEQTGSVAGNSEERGKTQTTTVVQMPNLIDTGDLDDYHGTDTAENQNDQVITNLTAPPQLIDDLFGDAQGNVVSTSELRNDDDPFADVSFHMNESKEHVDDLFSGLTVDDKQDAQEDSIGEKKNGSEIFDIFGPNPQLPSEQDNTSNLNNLIAGLSIDKDASKMEQKGTSMLSDSLLSGLSSQPSHQVSTDTWGGILNSQTEPMTETPVFPPGAMPYNVPPGFMFNPAFSSQPINYGAMGSLFAQQQFLATMSNFQHLGNLNAQNSNLSQVAGTNGGYNSALPDIFQPNHLNQSPTSMMNNAKKEDSKAFDFISDHIAAARDPKRVI, from the exons ATGGATTCGAGTCGGAGAGCTGTGGAGTCGTACTGGAGGTCGAGGATGGTCGACGCAGCTACCTCCGACGAGGACAAGGTCGCGCCGGTCTACAAGTTGGAGGAGATTTGCCAGCTGCTGAGGTCATCGCATGTCAGCATCGTCAAGGAGGTCTCTGACTTTGTCTTGAAGCGTCTCGACCATAAAAGCCCCATTGTTAAACAAAAG GCTCTGCGATTGATAAAATATGCTGTGGGAAAGTCCGGTGTAGAGTTCAGGAGAGAAATGCAAAGACATTCAGTGGCTGTGAAACAGTTATTTCATTACAAGGGACATCCAGATCCTTTGAAAGGAGATGCACTTAATAAGGCTGTGCGAGACACTGCTCAGGAGGCTATTGCTGTTATCTTTTCAGAAGAAAGTAAGCCTGCCGCACCTGCAGAAGATCTTAACAGACGAATTCAAGGTTTTGGGAATACAAACTATGAAATGCCAACAGAGGAAAAGAAATCATTTATTAGTGAGGTAGTTGGTATTGGAAGTGCATCTATCAAGCAGGGATTTAATACTTTCACCCAAGGTCAGTCATTTAAAAAGAATGACAATGGAAGCTACAAGAGTCCTAATCTTCATAGGTCATTGACAATAGAAGGAAAGGCAGACAAATATGAGCCATATCAGTATCCCAATGAGACTCAGAGTAGTTTTGGGTCTTCAAAGAATGTGGCTAGTGGACCCTGGGGTGAGGACTCAAGGTCAACCAAACCTGAATTAACTAATGGAGATTCTAGTTCAAGTTACAGAGAGAGCAAGACCCGTGAGGAGAGGTTGTTGGAGACCATTGTAACGTCAGGTGGTGTGCGCTTACAACCAACTCGAGATGCTATGCAGGTTTTCCTTGCAGAGGCGGCAAAATTGGATGCAGTAGCATTAAGTCTTGCCCTTGAATCAAAGCTCCAATCTCCATTGTGGCAG GTGCGCATGAAAGCTATTTGTGTTCTTGAATCAATATTGAGGAGAAAGGATGATGAGAACTTTTCAATTATTGAATCCTATTTTATTGAGAACAGAGATGCTGTAGTGAGATGCTCAGAGTCTCCCCAAGCTTCTTTGCGAGAAAAGGCTAACAAG GTTATAAACCTCTTGGGTGGAGAACAGACGGGAAGTGTGGCAGGTAATTCTGAAGAGCGTGGGAAGACTCAGACTACTACAGTTGTTCAGATGCCTAACCTGATAGACACTGGTGATCTAGATGATTACCATGGGACAGATACTGCAGAGAACCAAAATGATCAAGTCATCACAAACCTAACTGCACCACCCCAACTGATAGATGATTTATTTGGAGATGCTCAAGGAAATGTCGTAAGCACCAGTGAACTGAGAAATGATGATGATCCCTTTGCAGATGTCTCATTCCACATGAATGAAAGCAAAGAACATGTTGATGATCTCTTCTCTGGGCTTACTGTTGATGATAAACAAGATGCTCAGGAGGATTCAATAGGAGAAAAGAAAAATGGATCCGAAATATTTGATATTTTTGGTCCTAATCCTCAACTTCCATCGGAGCAAGATAATACAAGTAATTTGAATAATTTAATAGCTGGTTTATCTATTGATAAAGATGCCTCCAAGATGGAGCAAAAGGGAACCTCAATGCTATCGGATAGTCTTTTGTCAGGTTTGAGTAGTCAACCCAGTCATCAGGTCTCCACAGATACTTGGGGTGGAATTCTCAATTCTCAAACAGAACCCATGACTGAAACTCCAGTCTTTCCTCCAGGTGCTATGCCTTACAACGTACCTCCTGGCTTTATGTTCAACCCAGCCTTTTCTTCTCAGCCAATAAATTATGGTGCCATGGGAAGTCTGTTTGCTCAGCAGCAATTCCTAGCGACAATGTCCAATTTTCAACACCTTGGGAACCTCAATGCTCAAAATTCAAACTTAAGTCAAGTTGCTGGAACAAATGGAGGATATAATTCAGCACTTCCTGATATATTCCAGCCAAATCATCTAAATCAATCGCCCACTTCAATGATGAACAATGCAAAGAAAGAGGATAGCAAAGCGTTTGATTTTATCTCG GACCATATCGCTGCCGCTCGTGATCCTAAGAGGGTGATTTAA
- the LOC101310236 gene encoding uncharacterized protein LOC101310236 translates to MEYAGSGVAGIVVAISCCAAVAKLGPGRVKCPFFAFSVEDVMVELMDLSHSLVSVEILHHLAIEAGFESDFLSHFGRNVLLSNKGEEVEFWIGLAYEKLSSAFHKESTISGKQKFHDKVQADTLATLGLFAYLGRKTRLFLSTMGIKDIDELLKDFLSYLECGSIFIYPEFASIAVYQHFMEVVTDEIGWLDFYAACPPKTIQERRKSKLHAIQAEKEIALSAVFTVCYDVYSGFAHFSRSTHLSLDTGLLEFLLQSQSLLTICLEDYWSAYDKSSDWSKITETSCVATKVATIATKVSLTIEAHDAQREASHLTTIEDGEKHRSHQSVQLRTPPCLVGMETITSMEEGSARKQRHLHRVLIKKYSDHLVATSSDVWMGTHLLFIDLMSALELLLKQLRGHKISRRERNKLQRTLNDITSLIPVTILMLLPVSAVGHAAIFAAINKYIPGLIPSPYSSERLDVVKQLTRTKKMEVRTWNNLDDPPSR, encoded by the exons ATGGAGTATGCAGGAAG TGGTGTGGCAGGGATAGTTGTGGCTATCAGCTGCTGCGCTGCAGTGGCCAAATTGGGTCCTGGGCGTGTAAAGTGTCCTTTTTTTGCATTTTCTGTTGAGGATGTAATGGTAGAGCTCATGGATCTCTCTCACAGTCTTGTATCGGTGGAAATATTACATCACTTGGCCATTGAGGCAGGATTTGAATCGGATTTTCTGTCCCATTTTGGTAGAAATGTTCTGCTAAGCAACAAAGGGGAAGAAGTAGAATTTTGGATTGGGTTGGCTTATGAAAAACTCTCATCAGCATTTCACAAAGAAAGTACAATTTCAGGCAAGCAGAAGTTTCATGACAAG GTGCAAGCAGATACATTGGCTACTTTAGGACTTTTTGCATATCTTGGAAGAAAGACTAGATTATTCTTGTCAACAATGGGCATAAAGGATATTGATGAGCTACTTAAGGACTTCCTTAG CTACTTGGAATGTGGTAGCATTTTCATCTACCCAGAGTTTGCTTCCATAGCAGTGTATCAACACTTCATGGAG GTAGTGACTGATGAAATCGGATGGCTTGATTTTTACGCTGCATGTCCTCCAAAAACTATTCAAGAGAGACGGAAAAGCAAATTGCATGCAATTCAGGCGGAGAAAGAGATTGCTCTTTCTGCTGTATTTACTGTATGCTATGATGTCTATTCCGGATTTGCTCACTTTAGTCGTTCAACTCATCTGTCCTTGGATACAGGTTTGCTAGAATTCTTGCTCCAGAG TCAGAGCTTGCTTACTATTTGTTTGGAAGACTACTGGTCTGCTTATGATAAATCAAG TGATTGGTCAAAGATTACAGAGACTAGTTGTGTCGCAACAAAGGTAGCTACAATCGCAACCAAGGTATCTTTAACAATTGAAGCACATGATGCACAACGGGAGGCAAGTCACCTAACGACCATTGAAGATGGTGAAAAGCATAGGTCTCACCAGAGTGTTCAACTGAGAACG CCTCCATGCTTGGTCGGGATGGAAACCATAACCTCAATGGAAGAGGGGAGTGCCAGAAAACAAAGACATCTCCATCGAGTATTGATTAAAAAGTATAGCGATCACTTGGTAGCCACAAGCTCT GATGTATGGATGGGTACTCACTTACTTTTCATAGACCTCATGAGTGCTTTGGAGCTGCTCTTGAAACAATTGAGAGGCCACAAGATTTCCAGGAGGGAAAGAAATAAGTTACAAAGGACACTAAATGACATTACTTCACTTATTCCGGTTACAATTCTAATGCTACTTCCT GTATCTGCAGTAGGTCATGCTGCCATTTTTGCTGCAATCAACAAGTACATACCAGGCTTG ATCCCTTCTCCCTATTCTTCCGAGCGGCTCGATGTTGTGAAACAACTAACGAGAACTAAGAAGATGGAAGTTAGGACATGGAACAACCTTGATGATCCACCCTCTAGATAA
- the LOC101309649 gene encoding uncharacterized protein LOC101309649, whose product MIKLPIRRTTEMDGAGEYHMGPDESYRSLPSVYLAFLTIWFISACSWTFNTYKNRHLQTNNLQWTLASVPLIKALQLTLSFLFWYSCFHLQICSLWMSFGVYVTGVIFQTASFVSFLLISHGYCIMCERLSITERRTTASLGCVFYLTLVGYRASVPYFSVLLLLNYVISFYVIFHHISQNLLVLREQLSFIDNEDVHAMHDAVYTKYVMFKKFQGAMQIVAMAETMIYINMDDSSENYWIRLLVREWAQFCIFVYIGWTFRSRDLAPRFSVMPTLKSKGELAVAPVYSIEMDAETFKDFTRHEWHIGVPTLKSSDESSKDSVLVIIQHPRAFTLTKAGAGKSSQSQA is encoded by the exons ATGATTAAGCTTCCAATTCGGAGAACGACGGAAATGGATGGCGCCGGAGAGTATCACATGGGCCCCGACGAGTCGTACCGGTCTCTGCCGTCGGTTTACTTGGCCTTCTTGACAATCTGGTTCATCTCCGCTTGCTCTTGGACCTTCAACACCTACAAAAACCGCCACCTCCAG ACGAATAATTTGCAGTGGACGCTCGCATCTGTACCATTAATTAAAGCCTTGCAACTCACATTATCTTTCCTCTTCTG GTATTCATGCTTTCATCTACAGATATGCTCTTTGTGGATGTCATTTGGGGTGTATGTAACTGGAGTGATATTTCAAACAGCTTCTTTTGTGTCTTTCTTACTCATATCTCATGGTTACTGCATCATGTGCGAGCGTCTTTCAATCACTGAGCGGCGTACTACTGCTTCCCTTGGCTGTGTGTTTTACTTGACTCTAGTTGGATACAGGGCTTCTGTACCTTATTTTTCA GTCCTGCTGTTACTTAATTATGTTATCTCATTCTACGTGATATTCCATCATATATCTCAAAATCTGTTAGTGTTGCGGGAACAGTTAAGTTTCATAGATAATGAGGATGTGCATGCAATGCATGATGCAGTCTATACAAAGTACGTCATGTTCAA AAAATTTCAAGGTGCAATGCAGATAGTAGCCATGGCAGAGACTATG ATATACATTAACATGGATGACTCTTCAGAAAATTACTGGATTCGATTGTTAGTTCGAGAATGGGCACAGTTCTGCATCTTTGTTTACATAGG GTGGACTTTTAGGTCAAGGGACCTGGCACCACGTTTCTCAGTCATGCCAACTTTGAAATCTAAAGGAGAACTAGCAGTAGCTCCTGTCTATAGCATT GAAATGGATGCAGAAACTTTCAAAGATTTTACTCGGCATGAATGGCACATTGGTGTG CCCACTTTGAAATCTTCTGATGAGAGCTCAAAGGATTCTGTCTTGGTCATAATTCAGCATCCTCGCGCATTTACATTGACTAAAGCTGGAGCTGGAAAATCTTCTCAAAGCCAAGCTTAG